In Saccharicrinis fermentans DSM 9555 = JCM 21142, a genomic segment contains:
- a CDS encoding FadR/GntR family transcriptional regulator, whose product MELLDNFKAIEVESTVDKIIIQIRGLIVSGYLKPGDKLPSERKLSEKLGIGRAHIREAIKKLEYVGILGTLPQSGVVVTGVDIAAMEGLFSNIMKIDKPDIFSLIETRVMMERFSVQQAAIRRTDEDIIAIQKALDEYNSKSELGLPSENEDFIFHLRIAEACHNSVIKTMLLIILPDIMNVYITEKVCDDERKLKRINEHEAILQEIVNKNGNKAEEHLMEHLHDVVNFSRNI is encoded by the coding sequence ATGGAGTTATTGGATAATTTTAAGGCGATTGAGGTAGAATCGACGGTAGATAAGATAATTATACAGATTCGGGGATTGATTGTGTCTGGCTATCTTAAACCTGGCGATAAGTTACCTTCGGAAAGAAAATTATCAGAGAAGTTGGGGATAGGAAGAGCCCACATTCGGGAGGCCATAAAAAAACTTGAGTATGTTGGTATTCTAGGTACTTTACCTCAAAGTGGAGTTGTTGTTACGGGTGTTGATATTGCTGCTATGGAAGGTTTGTTTTCTAATATTATGAAAATTGATAAACCGGATATCTTTTCATTGATCGAAACACGTGTGATGATGGAGCGGTTTTCTGTTCAGCAAGCTGCTATTCGTAGAACAGATGAAGATATTATTGCTATCCAGAAAGCACTGGATGAGTATAATTCAAAAAGTGAATTGGGATTACCATCAGAGAATGAGGATTTTATTTTTCATCTACGTATTGCAGAGGCATGTCATAATTCGGTGATAAAGACTATGTTACTCATTATTCTTCCGGATATAATGAACGTTTATATAACAGAAAAAGTTTGTGATGATGAACGTAAGTTAAAGCGTATCAATGAGCATGAGGCTATTTTGCAGGAGATTGTCAATAAAAATGGAAATAAGGCAGAAGAACATTTGATGGAGCATCTACATGATGTGGTAAATTTTAGTAGAAATATTTGA